A segment of the Bacteroidota bacterium genome:
GCTTTATTATAAGATCTTAATCCCGCCTCTATGTGCACTACCGGCACATGAATCTTACTCGCCGCAATTCCTCCTGCCAATGTCGAATTGGTATCACCATACAACACAATAGCGTTTGGTTTTTCCTTTACCAAAATCTCTTCAATTCCTGTAATCATTGCCGCGGTTTGCTTACCGTGAGAACCACTTCCTACGTTCAAATTATAATCAGGAGCAGGAATGCCTAACTCATCAAAAAACACCTGACTCATGTTTTCGTCGTAATGCTGACCGGTATGAACAATAATCTCCTTTATCTGCGCTGAAAAATGCGTTTTAATAGCGCGACTTAAAGCTGCAGCTTTGATAATTTGTGGCCTGGCGCCTATGATGGTTACAATTTTTATCATAAATATCTATTCACTAAATCCTGGCTCCTATATCCTAAAGTATCCCCTCATCCGCAAAGCTAAGATATTTTTGGTCACCAATGATAAGATGATCTAACAAATTTATATCCATCATCCGAGTACTTTCTTTAATCTTCTTAGTCAGACTTACATCCTGCTCGCTCGGCTTTAATTGCCCGGATGGATGGTTGTGACAAAGTATTATACCGCTTGCTAAAGATTCAATGGCCGGTTTTAAAATTAATCTCACATCCACCACTGTGCCGCTTATACCGCCCTGACTGATACACTCCATTTTTACCACGGAATTTGCACGGTTTAAAAGAAGAATCCAAAACTCTTCATGCGGCAAATCACTTAGTTTTTTATTGAGTAATTTAAATGCATCTAACGAAGATGTAATCTTTGGCTTGTCTGTTCGCTCCAACTCGTTTCGTCTTCTTCCCAATTCAAAAGCAG
Coding sequences within it:
- the radC gene encoding DNA repair protein RadC, which produces MEETFIKHIPIKFLAEDDRPREKLLSIGRQNLSDAELLAIQIGFGTREETAIQLAQRVLNYYGNDLNLLAKASVSELKKFKGIGEAKAINIASAFELGRRRNELERTDKPKITSSLDAFKLLNKKLSDLPHEEFWILLLNRANSVVKMECISQGGISGTVVDVRLILKPAIESLASGIILCHNHPSGQLKPSEQDVSLTKKIKESTRMMDINLLDHLIIGDQKYLSFADEGIL